A region from the Muribaculum gordoncarteri genome encodes:
- the glyA gene encoding serine hydroxymethyltransferase: MERDTRIFDIIEREHQRQKHGIELIASENFVSDQVMQAMGSCLTNKYAEGYPGHRYYGGCQVVDEAEQLAIDRVKEIFGAAYANVQPHSGAQANMAVFMACLKPGDKFLGLNLSHGGHLSHGSPVNFSGLMFEALEYNVKEDTGLVDYDQMEEVARRERPKLIIGGASAYSREWDYARMRRLADEIGAILMIDMAHPAGLIAAGLLDNPVKYAHIVTSTTHKTLRGPRGGIILLGEDFDNPWGKTNNKGEVRKMSALLDSAVFPGVQGGPLEHVIAAKAVAFAEALQPAYKDYQTQVKKNATVMAQALVDKGYKIISGGTDNHCMLVDLRTKFPNLTGKVAEKVLVEADITANKNMVPFDSRSPFQTSGIRLGTPAITTRGAKEELMGEIVEMIDTVLSNHDDPKVIAAVREKVNTTMESYPMFAY, from the coding sequence ATGGAAAGAGACACTCGTATTTTCGACATCATTGAGCGTGAACATCAGCGTCAGAAACATGGCATTGAACTTATCGCATCCGAAAACTTCGTGAGCGACCAGGTAATGCAAGCAATGGGCTCATGCCTCACCAACAAATATGCCGAAGGGTATCCCGGACACCGTTACTACGGCGGTTGCCAGGTTGTAGATGAAGCCGAACAGCTTGCCATCGACCGAGTTAAGGAAATTTTCGGCGCCGCTTACGCCAACGTACAGCCTCACTCGGGAGCACAAGCCAACATGGCCGTATTCATGGCCTGCCTGAAACCCGGCGACAAGTTCCTGGGACTCAATCTTTCCCACGGCGGACACCTGTCACACGGAAGCCCTGTCAACTTCTCGGGATTGATGTTTGAAGCCTTGGAGTACAACGTAAAGGAGGATACAGGTCTTGTCGACTATGACCAGATGGAGGAAGTGGCCCGTCGTGAGCGTCCGAAGCTCATAATAGGCGGTGCAAGCGCCTACTCTCGCGAATGGGATTACGCACGCATGCGTCGTCTTGCCGATGAAATCGGTGCGATACTGATGATCGACATGGCTCATCCCGCCGGACTCATCGCAGCCGGACTGCTCGACAACCCGGTAAAATATGCCCACATCGTCACCTCAACCACCCACAAGACACTTCGCGGCCCGCGCGGCGGTATCATACTGCTCGGAGAGGACTTCGACAATCCCTGGGGCAAGACCAACAACAAGGGCGAGGTGCGCAAGATGTCGGCACTGCTCGACTCAGCCGTATTCCCCGGCGTACAGGGCGGCCCGCTGGAACACGTAATCGCAGCAAAAGCCGTGGCATTCGCCGAAGCTCTTCAACCCGCTTACAAGGATTACCAGACCCAGGTCAAGAAGAATGCAACCGTAATGGCTCAGGCACTTGTCGACAAGGGCTACAAAATCATATCGGGAGGAACCGACAACCACTGCATGCTCGTCGACCTCCGCACCAAGTTCCCCAACCTCACCGGAAAAGTTGCCGAGAAGGTGCTTGTTGAAGCCGACATCACAGCCAACAAGAACATGGTGCCCTTCGACTCACGCAGCCCGTTCCAGACATCGGGTATACGCCTCGGTACTCCGGCCATCACAACCCGTGGTGCCAAAGAGGAACTTATGGGCGAAATCGTAGAAATGATCGACACCGTTCTCTCCAACCATGACGACCCGAAAGTAATAGCCGCAGTACGCGAAAAGGTAAACACCACAATGGAGTCCTACCCCATGTTTGCCTACTAA
- a CDS encoding flavin reductase family protein — translation MKQSWKPGTMIYPLPAVLVSCGNTPERYNMATVAWTGTICTDPAMCYISLRPSRHSYDIISEEMEFTINLTTLDMARATDWAGVKSGRDYDKWKETGLTPVKGVKVGCPYIEQSPLSIECKVKEIIHLGSHDMFIAEVLNVLADESLINPESGAFELSRAGLMAYSHGGYYELGKCIGHFGWSVKKKK, via the coding sequence ATGAAACAAAGCTGGAAACCGGGAACAATGATATATCCCCTCCCCGCAGTGCTTGTTAGCTGCGGAAACACTCCCGAACGCTACAATATGGCGACAGTGGCATGGACAGGAACAATCTGCACCGACCCGGCTATGTGTTACATTTCGCTGCGTCCGTCGCGCCACAGCTACGACATAATCAGCGAGGAGATGGAGTTTACAATCAACCTCACCACCCTCGACATGGCACGTGCCACCGATTGGGCCGGCGTAAAGTCGGGTCGCGACTACGACAAGTGGAAGGAAACAGGACTGACACCGGTGAAAGGCGTAAAGGTAGGATGTCCATACATCGAGCAGTCGCCGCTGAGCATCGAGTGCAAGGTCAAGGAGATAATACACCTCGGCAGCCATGACATGTTCATAGCCGAAGTGCTGAACGTATTGGCCGACGAAAGCCTCATCAATCCCGAAAGCGGAGCATTCGAGCTGTCACGCGCCGGACTGATGGCCTACAGCCACGGAGGCTACTACGAACTCGGAAAGTGCATAGGACATTTCGGATGGTCGGTCAAGAAAAAGAAGTAA
- the pyrI gene encoding aspartate carbamoyltransferase regulatory subunit, whose product MTTCKKELAVAALRNGTVIDRIPSSALFQAVKILGIEKLDKHVTIGNNLDSKKLGTKGIIKVADTIFPEDVLNRIALIAPTAKINIIRDFEVVEKYHVTLPQTIIGIVKCDNPKCITNNEPMKTKFELIDPENRVIRCHYCGHTVSAKDAQIK is encoded by the coding sequence ATGACAACATGTAAGAAAGAACTTGCCGTAGCCGCATTGCGCAACGGCACCGTCATCGACCGAATCCCGTCATCGGCCTTGTTCCAGGCCGTAAAGATACTCGGAATCGAGAAGCTCGACAAGCACGTGACCATCGGCAACAACCTCGACAGCAAGAAGCTCGGCACAAAGGGTATCATAAAGGTGGCCGACACCATATTCCCCGAAGATGTACTTAACCGCATAGCGCTCATCGCTCCCACGGCCAAGATAAACATCATCCGCGACTTTGAAGTCGTCGAGAAATATCACGTGACATTGCCTCAAACCATAATCGGAATCGTGAAGTGTGACAATCCCAAGTGCATCACCAACAACGAGCCGATGAAGACAAAATTTGAGCTTATCGACCCCGAGAATCGCGTGATACGCTGTCACTACTGCGGCCACACGGTAAGTGCAAAGGATGCCCAAATAAAATAA
- the pyrB gene encoding aspartate carbamoyltransferase, whose protein sequence is MNSNSLVSISDISKDEILSLLGQAQYFEEHPNHKILEGRVVATLFFEPSTRTRLSFETAVNRLGGRVIGFSDANTTSSSKGETLKDTIKMVSNYVDLIIMRHYLEGAARYATEVTDTPIINAGDGANQHPSQTMLDLYSIYKTQGTLENLTITMVGDLKYGRTVHSLLMAMQYFNPTFNFIACNELRMPREYTKFCDEHGIKYNEYTDFSPEVINSSDILYMTRVQRERFTDIMEYEKVKNLYNLNAAMLENSRDNLRVLHPLPRVNEIDQDVDDSPKAYYFQQAQNGLYARQAIICRALGIDILKEKNHDNM, encoded by the coding sequence ATGAACAGCAACAGCCTTGTATCAATCTCCGACATCAGTAAGGACGAGATTTTAAGCTTGCTTGGACAGGCACAGTACTTCGAGGAACATCCCAATCACAAGATTCTTGAGGGCCGTGTTGTAGCGACGCTATTCTTTGAACCGTCAACCCGCACCCGACTTAGTTTTGAAACGGCTGTAAACCGCCTTGGAGGCCGCGTAATCGGCTTCTCCGACGCCAACACCACAAGCTCCTCCAAGGGAGAAACCCTTAAGGACACAATCAAGATGGTCAGCAACTATGTCGACTTGATTATAATGCGTCACTACCTTGAAGGAGCCGCACGTTACGCCACCGAGGTAACCGACACACCTATAATAAATGCAGGTGACGGAGCCAATCAGCACCCATCGCAGACAATGCTCGACCTCTACTCGATATACAAGACACAAGGCACGCTTGAAAATCTGACAATCACCATGGTGGGTGACCTTAAGTATGGCCGCACGGTACATTCACTGCTCATGGCCATGCAATACTTCAACCCCACATTCAACTTCATTGCCTGCAACGAGTTGCGCATGCCTCGCGAATATACCAAATTCTGCGACGAGCACGGAATAAAATACAATGAGTACACCGACTTCTCACCCGAAGTGATCAACAGCAGCGACATCCTCTACATGACCCGCGTGCAGCGTGAACGCTTCACCGACATAATGGAATACGAGAAAGTCAAGAATCTCTACAACCTGAATGCCGCAATGCTCGAGAACTCCCGCGACAATCTCAGAGTGCTGCATCCGCTGCCCCGCGTCAACGAAATCGACCAGGATGTCGACGACAGCCCGAAAGCCTACTATTTCCAACAGGCACAAAACGGGCTCTACGCCCGTCAGGCCATTATATGCCGTGCATTAGGTATTGACATTTTAAAGGAGAAGAATCATGACAACATGTAA
- a CDS encoding aminopeptidase P family protein — MFSKETYVNRRAELKKRVGSGLLLFLGNDDCGANYEDNTYPYRQDSSFLYYFGLPYAGLNAIIDIDEDREIIFGDELTIDHIVWMGTQPTIHEKALRIGVGETLPSRNLRDYLDKAVKSGRTIHYLPTYRPEHKLKLWEFLDIKPGAEQPSIPMIRAIVDMRNHKTPEEIAEIERACNVTADMHIEATRVLRPGMREYEVVAALEAVAKANGCGLSFPTIATVCGQTLHNHYHGNIVKPGDMLLVDAGAETEMGYAGDMSSTICADKYFTNRQKEIYDIQVASHLAAVDALKPGVPFKDVYELSARVICQGLKDLGIMKGDPAEAVAAGAHAMFFPCGLGHMMGLDVHDMENLGEVWVGYDGQPKSTQFGRKSLRLARPLEPGFVLTIEPGVYFIPELIDYWKAEKRFEEFINYDKLETYKDFTGIRNEEDYLITEDGARRLGKKIPLTTEEVEALR; from the coding sequence ATGTTCTCAAAGGAAACTTATGTAAACCGTCGTGCCGAACTTAAAAAGAGAGTCGGCAGCGGACTGCTATTGTTCTTAGGTAATGATGATTGTGGCGCAAACTATGAGGATAACACCTATCCTTATCGCCAGGATTCTTCATTCTTGTACTATTTCGGCCTCCCGTATGCCGGTCTTAATGCAATCATAGATATAGATGAAGACCGTGAAATCATATTCGGCGACGAGCTTACCATCGACCACATCGTGTGGATGGGTACTCAACCCACGATTCACGAGAAGGCTCTGCGCATAGGCGTAGGCGAAACTCTGCCTTCGCGCAATCTGCGTGATTATCTCGACAAAGCTGTCAAGAGCGGACGAACTATACATTATCTTCCCACTTATCGCCCCGAACACAAGCTTAAGTTGTGGGAATTCCTCGATATAAAGCCCGGTGCCGAGCAGCCTTCGATTCCCATGATACGTGCTATTGTCGACATGCGCAACCACAAGACCCCCGAGGAGATTGCGGAGATAGAGCGTGCATGTAACGTTACGGCCGATATGCACATCGAGGCAACCCGCGTGTTGCGTCCCGGAATGAGAGAGTATGAAGTGGTGGCTGCCCTTGAGGCTGTGGCTAAGGCCAACGGCTGCGGATTGTCGTTCCCGACTATAGCAACCGTGTGCGGGCAAACCCTGCACAACCACTATCACGGTAATATCGTAAAGCCCGGCGACATGCTGCTTGTAGACGCCGGTGCGGAAACCGAGATGGGATATGCCGGCGACATGTCGTCGACTATATGTGCCGACAAGTACTTCACTAATCGTCAGAAAGAGATTTACGACATACAGGTGGCTTCGCATTTGGCAGCCGTCGATGCGCTTAAGCCCGGAGTGCCGTTCAAGGATGTATATGAACTGTCGGCACGTGTAATCTGTCAGGGACTGAAGGATCTCGGAATCATGAAGGGTGATCCTGCCGAGGCTGTAGCCGCAGGAGCTCACGCGATGTTCTTCCCTTGCGGTCTTGGTCACATGATGGGACTTGATGTGCATGACATGGAGAATCTCGGTGAAGTGTGGGTAGGCTACGACGGTCAGCCCAAGAGCACCCAGTTTGGCCGCAAGTCGTTGCGCCTCGCCCGTCCTCTTGAACCGGGCTTTGTGCTCACCATCGAACCGGGTGTCTACTTCATTCCCGAACTGATTGACTACTGGAAGGCTGAGAAGCGTTTTGAGGAGTTCATCAATTACGACAAACTTGAAACCTACAAGGACTTCACCGGCATCAGAAATGAGGAGGATTATTTGATAACCGAAGACGGAGCCCGTCGTCTTGGCAAGAAGATTCCGTTGACCACCGAGGAAGTTGAAGCTTTGCGATGA
- a CDS encoding DMT family transporter codes for MNSNTKSIVLASVAVLSWSTVATAFKIALSQLTYFEMLLVACITAFMIFTVWMTVERKWGQLRKVSPKLWGTFALLGLLNPVCYYLVLFKSYSFLPAQVAQPINYMWPIVLLVLLAIFDKQPIPGRKYIGMVMSLGGVAFISLGGKGITGDLSPVGLGLAAFSALLWATYWMFNNRLKDSVDECVSLFLSFLFGTVYMCIAACFMPVDISSWSGILAGMYIGGFEIGIPFICFGMAIRITSNPALINQMCYLSPFMSLFFIAVILGEPIMLTTYIGLFLIVAGIVYNQYFAVPSGKPKRQLS; via the coding sequence ATGAATTCCAATACTAAGTCAATAGTACTCGCATCGGTAGCGGTGTTGAGTTGGTCGACTGTGGCTACGGCATTCAAGATAGCTCTGAGTCAGCTCACCTATTTTGAAATGCTATTGGTGGCGTGCATAACCGCATTCATGATTTTCACCGTGTGGATGACGGTTGAGCGGAAATGGGGACAGTTGCGCAAGGTGTCACCGAAATTGTGGGGCACATTCGCACTCCTCGGATTGCTGAATCCGGTGTGCTACTATCTTGTGCTTTTCAAGTCCTATTCGTTCCTGCCGGCTCAGGTGGCTCAGCCCATTAATTATATGTGGCCCATAGTGCTGCTTGTGCTTCTTGCCATATTTGACAAGCAGCCCATTCCGGGACGGAAGTACATAGGCATGGTTATGTCGCTTGGCGGAGTGGCTTTCATCTCGCTTGGCGGCAAAGGAATAACCGGCGATCTGTCGCCTGTGGGTCTTGGCTTAGCAGCCTTCAGTGCATTGCTTTGGGCTACCTACTGGATGTTCAACAACCGGTTGAAGGACAGCGTCGACGAGTGTGTCAGCCTTTTCCTGAGTTTTCTGTTCGGAACAGTCTACATGTGCATCGCCGCATGCTTCATGCCGGTGGATATAAGCTCTTGGTCGGGAATCCTGGCCGGAATGTATATCGGCGGGTTTGAGATAGGCATACCGTTCATCTGCTTCGGAATGGCCATACGCATTACGAGCAATCCGGCATTGATTAATCAAATGTGCTACTTATCTCCGTTTATGTCACTCTTCTTCATCGCGGTGATTCTTGGAGAGCCCATAATGTTGACGACCTATATCGGCCTGTTCCTGATTGTCGCCGGTATTGTATATAACCAATACTTTGCCGTGCCGTCGGGCAAGCCCAAGCGACAATTGTCGTGA